Proteins found in one Amycolatopsis umgeniensis genomic segment:
- a CDS encoding helix-turn-helix transcriptional regulator, protein MSATGRMPRLLALVPYLLARPGIKITDAAHDFDVTPKQLRKDLELLWMCGLPGYGPGDLIDLSFEGDTIVVTHDAGMNRPLRLTGGEATAMLVALRALAETPGVLDADAVRRAIAKIEAAAGQAQPSGIVVGGGVREGKKTAGTREAVRAALTAKRALRIRYYTASKDEITERTVDPMRLLIVQAVGYLEAWCRRAEDVRLFRLDRIDELTVLDEPAVPPAHARPTDISDGVFRPRPDQQEAVLVLDPDTRWVAEYYPCEELAELDGGRLRIRMRYADESWMVRLILGLGGDAQVESPAVLAEAVRRRAADALARARHLTSTYEQ, encoded by the coding sequence ATGAGCGCCACCGGACGGATGCCGCGCCTGCTCGCGCTCGTGCCGTACCTGCTCGCCCGGCCCGGTATCAAGATCACCGACGCCGCCCACGACTTCGACGTCACGCCCAAGCAGCTGCGCAAGGATCTCGAACTGCTCTGGATGTGCGGGCTGCCCGGCTACGGCCCCGGCGACCTGATCGACCTCTCCTTCGAGGGCGACACGATCGTCGTCACGCACGACGCGGGAATGAACCGCCCGCTGCGGCTCACCGGCGGCGAGGCGACGGCCATGCTGGTCGCGCTGCGGGCACTCGCCGAGACACCCGGCGTACTCGACGCCGACGCCGTCCGCCGTGCCATCGCGAAGATCGAGGCCGCCGCGGGACAGGCTCAGCCGTCGGGGATCGTCGTCGGAGGGGGAGTGCGGGAAGGCAAGAAGACCGCCGGCACCCGCGAAGCCGTCCGAGCCGCTCTCACCGCGAAGCGCGCGTTGCGGATCCGGTACTACACCGCGTCGAAGGACGAGATCACCGAACGCACCGTCGACCCCATGCGGCTGCTGATCGTCCAGGCCGTCGGCTACCTCGAAGCGTGGTGCCGCCGCGCCGAGGACGTCCGGCTGTTCCGGCTCGACCGCATCGACGAGCTGACGGTGCTCGACGAGCCGGCCGTCCCGCCCGCACACGCCCGGCCGACCGACATTTCCGACGGAGTCTTCCGCCCGCGTCCCGATCAGCAGGAAGCCGTTCTCGTGCTCGACCCGGACACACGCTGGGTAGCCGAGTACTACCCCTGCGAGGAACTCGCCGAGCTCGACGGCGGCCGCCTGCGGATCCGGATGCGGTACGCCGACGAGTCGTGGATGGTCCGGCTGATCCTCGGTCTGGGTGGAGACGCGCAGGTCGAAAGCCCCGCCGTGCTCGCGGAGGCTGTTCGTCGACGCGCGGCCGACGCGCTGGCGCGGGCTCGTCACCTAACGTCAACCTACGAGCAGTAG
- a CDS encoding bacteriophage holin, translating to MSYLPSIVLAVAGLILLFVLLIKLRRVLRVLTHTMSMVATNTRKRTGLLRARSAALRVAIAQRRGLEDR from the coding sequence GTGTCGTACCTGCCGAGCATCGTGCTCGCCGTCGCCGGGCTGATCCTGCTCTTTGTTCTGCTCATCAAATTACGCAGAGTCTTGCGCGTGCTCACCCATACGATGAGCATGGTGGCTACGAACACCCGAAAACGGACAGGGCTGCTCCGCGCCCGGTCGGCCGCGCTCCGCGTGGCGATCGCGCAACGACGTGGGCTCGAAGACCGGTAA
- the tatA gene encoding Sec-independent protein translocase subunit TatA, translated as MNALQPWHIIILVLVVVLLFGAKRLPDAARSIGKSMKIFKAETKDMAGDKDKAAETEEVETKQLPQATTPAPAASTAQDKQVADLQRQLDELKKQQAPTPAPAEQAQKNAS; from the coding sequence ATGAACGCGCTGCAGCCGTGGCACATCATCATCCTGGTGCTCGTCGTTGTTCTGCTGTTCGGCGCCAAGAGGCTTCCGGACGCCGCGCGGTCCATCGGCAAGTCCATGAAGATCTTCAAGGCCGAGACCAAGGACATGGCCGGGGACAAGGACAAGGCCGCCGAGACCGAAGAGGTCGAGACCAAGCAGCTGCCGCAGGCCACCACGCCCGCGCCCGCCGCGTCGACGGCGCAGGACAAGCAGGTCGCCGACCTTCAGCGTCAGCTCGACGAGCTCAAGAAGCAGCAGGCTCCCACGCCCGCACCGGCCGAGCAGGCGCAGAAGAACGCCAGCTGA
- the tatC gene encoding twin-arginine translocase subunit TatC: protein MADSAPGEERRGTPRRKRSRRSNPDGTMTLIEHIYEFRRRLGFALLAILAGGIIGFLWFQTKVGPIPSLGEIMTGPYCGIPYQRRLGGTEHGPCQLLQTVPFEAFMIQLKVGLAAGAVLLAPLWLYQVWAFIAPGLYSKERKYALTFVFFASILFATGAVLAYLLIPHALELLMNFGGDQFITALTGDKYISFILSLLLIFGVSFELPLFVVMLNRVGVLKYQMLKKWRRGLIMVVFVFAAFATPGSDPFSMIALAGALIVLLEMSIQIARFHDRKLDKERGTEGWDKLDDDEAAPFDYTPSTIDEEPSAATNGKRTSTDDVT from the coding sequence GTGGCGGATTCCGCCCCCGGTGAGGAGCGCCGCGGTACGCCGCGGCGCAAGCGCAGCCGTCGGAGCAATCCCGACGGCACGATGACGCTCATCGAGCACATCTACGAGTTCCGGCGCCGCCTGGGCTTCGCGTTGCTCGCCATCCTTGCCGGCGGGATCATCGGTTTCCTCTGGTTCCAGACCAAGGTGGGCCCGATCCCGTCGCTGGGTGAGATCATGACCGGCCCGTATTGCGGCATTCCGTATCAGCGCAGGCTCGGAGGCACCGAGCACGGTCCGTGTCAGCTGCTCCAGACGGTCCCGTTCGAAGCCTTCATGATCCAGCTGAAGGTCGGCCTCGCCGCGGGCGCGGTGCTGCTCGCGCCGCTGTGGCTCTACCAGGTCTGGGCGTTCATCGCGCCCGGTCTCTACTCGAAGGAGCGCAAGTACGCGCTCACCTTCGTCTTCTTCGCGTCGATCCTCTTCGCCACCGGCGCCGTGCTCGCGTACCTGCTCATCCCGCACGCTCTCGAGCTGCTGATGAACTTCGGTGGCGACCAGTTCATCACCGCCCTCACCGGTGACAAGTACATCTCGTTCATCCTGTCGCTGCTGCTGATCTTCGGCGTCAGCTTCGAACTCCCGCTGTTCGTGGTGATGCTGAACCGTGTCGGCGTCTTGAAGTACCAGATGCTGAAGAAGTGGCGCCGCGGCCTGATCATGGTGGTGTTCGTCTTCGCCGCGTTCGCGACGCCCGGTTCGGACCCGTTCTCGATGATCGCCTTGGCGGGTGCGCTGATCGTGCTGCTGGAGATGTCCATCCAGATCGCGCGTTTCCACGATCGCAAGCTCGACAAGGAACGCGGCACCGAGGGCTGGGACAAGCTCGACGACGATGAGGCCGCGCCGTTCGACTACACGCCGAGCACGATCGACGAGGAGCCCTCCGCCGCCACGAACGGCAAGCGGACCAGCACCGACGACGTCACCTGA
- a CDS encoding diacylglycerol/lipid kinase family protein, with translation MHAALAVHPASGDGAAGRLMESVAARLRPAVDRLDVLVANTVEESRALMTDSRAAGLDVLVVLGGDGAVHEGVQFCADSGVALGLVPAGTGNDFARALGIPESPHAAADAVARRLRAGERRRIDLGRAGGEWFATVLCSGFDALVTERANRLSWPRGPRRYDVAILAELAAFRPRPVVLRTDVETLELDATMIAVGNTPFYGGGMRICPGADPEDGRFDVTVVGDATRRDLLRMLPGVRSGRHVEHPAVRTLKASQIHLAGSDLPVYADGEPLGALPIDISCVPGALTVV, from the coding sequence ATGCACGCGGCACTGGCCGTCCACCCCGCTTCCGGTGACGGAGCCGCGGGACGGCTGATGGAGTCGGTCGCGGCGCGGCTGCGGCCCGCCGTCGACAGGCTCGACGTCCTCGTGGCCAACACGGTCGAGGAATCCCGCGCGCTGATGACCGACTCGCGCGCGGCCGGACTGGACGTCCTGGTCGTACTCGGCGGCGACGGCGCGGTGCACGAAGGCGTCCAGTTCTGCGCCGATTCCGGGGTCGCTCTCGGCCTCGTCCCCGCGGGCACCGGCAACGACTTCGCCAGGGCGCTCGGCATCCCGGAGAGCCCGCACGCGGCCGCCGACGCGGTCGCACGGCGGCTGCGGGCCGGGGAGCGTCGCAGGATCGATCTCGGGCGGGCCGGCGGCGAATGGTTCGCCACCGTGCTGTGCTCCGGTTTCGACGCCCTGGTCACCGAACGCGCCAATCGGCTGTCTTGGCCTCGTGGCCCGCGCCGCTACGACGTCGCGATCCTGGCCGAACTCGCCGCTTTCCGGCCGCGGCCGGTCGTGCTCCGCACCGACGTCGAGACCCTCGAACTCGACGCCACCATGATCGCCGTCGGCAACACCCCGTTCTACGGCGGTGGCATGCGGATCTGCCCGGGAGCCGATCCGGAGGACGGCCGGTTCGACGTCACCGTCGTGGGCGACGCGACCAGGCGTGACCTCCTCCGCATGCTGCCCGGTGTCCGTTCCGGAAGGCACGTCGAGCATCCGGCGGTCCGGACCCTCAAGGCCAGCCAGATCCATCTCGCGGGCAGTGATCTGCCCGTCTACGCCGACGGCGAGCCGCTGGGCGCGCTGCCGATCGACATCTCCTGCGTTCCCGGCGCGCTCACCGTCGTCTGA
- a CDS encoding DEAD/DEAH box helicase encodes MVNSPSQTPAEAYAASQRRAQYPQLTRFAAESSFEFDDFQVRGCEALEGGHGVLVCAPTGAGKTVVGEFAVHLALAEGRKCFYTTPIKALSNQKYADLVGRYGADAVGLLTGDTSINGNAQVVVMTTEVLRNMLYAGSSTIGELAYVVMDEVHYLADRFRGAVWEEVILHLPEHVRVVGLSATVSNAEEFGEWLVEVRGDTTVVVDEHRPVPLWQHMLVGNRLMDLFAGQEEHAPGAELRINPSLQRRTEEVGRGFAPAGMRGPRGRRGAPSRMPRFRPPSRTDTVERLDNAGLLPAIVFIFSRAGCDAAVGQCVRSGLRLNGPEEVEKVRRIVAERTKDLPEGDLGVLGFWEWREALERGIAGHHAGLLPAFKETVEELFVQGLVKVVFATETLALGINMPARTVVLERLVKYNGEAHVDLTPGEYTQLTGRAGRRGIDVEGHAVVAWQPGIDPKQVGGLASTRTYPLRSSFRPGYNMAVNLVAQVGADAARGLLEQSFAQFQADRSVVGTSRRIERNKEALRGYTSAITGDFEEMLEYVELRTKISAREKALSRQNTSARRAGTAESLEKLRKGDVIAVPAGRRAGLAVVVDPGLDPIREPRPVVVTEDRWSGPLSVADFPSPVEALGNIKLPKHIELRSPKTRRDIASSLRNAGISLPGRQKRRAGANEDGELAALRRALRAHPCHGLAEREANLRWVERYQRLTAETEQLERKVAATTHSLARAFDRILRLLGERGYLGPESQRNGEDRVTEHGKRLTRLYSESDLLAAECIRHDVWKGLAPAELAAVVSTLVFEARRDIAGEPRLPAGKVLDAWQATTRLWMELTEDERQHKLDRTREPDAGFAWPIYRWARGESLEKVLTAAEANGQELSAGDFVRWSRQVIDLLDQIRDVLGRADPVGAAASDAVKALRRGVVAAGGA; translated from the coding sequence GTGGTCAATAGCCCTTCTCAGACCCCGGCCGAGGCCTACGCCGCCTCCCAGCGCCGAGCGCAGTATCCCCAGCTGACCCGCTTCGCGGCGGAGTCGTCTTTCGAATTCGACGACTTCCAGGTCCGCGGTTGCGAGGCGCTCGAAGGCGGGCACGGCGTGCTCGTCTGCGCGCCCACCGGCGCCGGGAAGACCGTGGTTGGCGAGTTCGCGGTGCATCTCGCCCTCGCCGAAGGCCGCAAATGCTTCTACACGACACCCATCAAGGCGTTGTCGAACCAGAAGTACGCCGACCTCGTCGGCCGCTACGGCGCCGACGCCGTCGGTCTGCTGACCGGTGACACCTCGATCAACGGCAATGCGCAGGTCGTGGTCATGACCACCGAAGTCCTGCGCAACATGCTCTACGCCGGGTCCTCGACCATCGGTGAGCTCGCCTACGTGGTGATGGACGAGGTCCACTACCTCGCCGACCGGTTCCGCGGCGCGGTCTGGGAAGAGGTCATCCTCCACCTGCCGGAGCACGTCCGGGTGGTCGGTCTGTCGGCCACGGTGAGCAACGCCGAGGAGTTCGGCGAATGGCTCGTCGAGGTCCGCGGCGACACCACCGTCGTCGTCGACGAGCATCGTCCCGTGCCGCTGTGGCAGCACATGCTGGTCGGCAACAGGCTGATGGACCTGTTCGCGGGCCAGGAGGAACACGCGCCCGGTGCCGAACTGCGGATCAACCCCAGCCTGCAGCGTCGTACCGAAGAGGTCGGCCGAGGTTTCGCCCCGGCCGGGATGCGCGGGCCGCGGGGGCGGCGCGGGGCGCCGTCACGGATGCCGCGATTCCGGCCACCGTCCCGTACGGACACGGTCGAGCGACTGGACAACGCCGGTCTGCTCCCCGCCATCGTGTTCATCTTCTCCCGCGCCGGCTGTGACGCCGCCGTGGGCCAGTGCGTCCGGTCCGGGCTGCGGCTCAACGGTCCCGAAGAGGTCGAGAAGGTCCGCCGCATCGTCGCCGAACGCACGAAGGACCTGCCGGAAGGCGATCTCGGAGTCCTCGGCTTCTGGGAGTGGCGTGAGGCGCTCGAACGGGGTATCGCCGGGCACCACGCGGGGCTGCTCCCGGCGTTCAAGGAGACCGTCGAGGAGCTGTTCGTCCAAGGTCTGGTGAAGGTCGTCTTCGCCACGGAGACGCTCGCGCTCGGCATCAACATGCCCGCGCGCACCGTGGTCCTGGAACGGCTGGTCAAGTACAACGGCGAGGCGCACGTCGACCTGACGCCGGGCGAGTACACGCAGCTCACCGGGCGCGCCGGACGGCGCGGAATCGACGTCGAGGGCCACGCCGTCGTCGCCTGGCAGCCGGGGATCGACCCGAAGCAGGTCGGCGGGCTCGCGTCGACGCGGACGTACCCGCTGCGCTCGTCGTTCCGGCCCGGCTACAACATGGCGGTGAACCTGGTCGCCCAGGTCGGTGCGGACGCGGCCCGTGGCCTGCTGGAACAGTCGTTCGCGCAGTTCCAGGCCGACCGGTCGGTGGTCGGGACGTCGCGGCGGATCGAGCGGAACAAGGAGGCCCTGCGGGGCTACACCTCCGCCATCACGGGCGATTTCGAGGAGATGCTCGAGTACGTCGAGCTGCGCACGAAGATCTCGGCCAGGGAGAAGGCGCTCTCGCGGCAGAACACCTCCGCGCGCCGGGCGGGCACGGCCGAGTCGCTGGAGAAGCTCCGCAAGGGCGACGTCATCGCCGTCCCGGCGGGCAGGCGGGCGGGGCTGGCCGTCGTCGTCGATCCGGGCCTCGACCCGATCCGCGAACCTCGGCCCGTCGTGGTCACCGAGGATCGCTGGTCCGGGCCGCTCTCGGTCGCCGACTTCCCGTCACCCGTCGAGGCGCTGGGGAACATCAAGCTGCCGAAGCACATCGAGCTGCGCTCACCCAAAACCCGTCGGGACATCGCTTCGAGTCTCCGTAACGCGGGAATCTCCTTGCCCGGCAGGCAAAAGCGCCGCGCCGGGGCCAATGAGGACGGTGAGCTGGCCGCGCTGCGCCGTGCGTTGCGCGCGCATCCGTGCCACGGGCTGGCCGAACGCGAGGCGAACCTCCGCTGGGTGGAGCGATACCAGCGCCTCACGGCGGAGACAGAGCAGCTGGAACGCAAGGTCGCCGCGACCACGCATTCGCTCGCGCGCGCGTTCGACCGCATCCTGCGGCTGCTCGGTGAGCGCGGCTACCTCGGTCCCGAATCCCAGCGGAACGGCGAGGATCGCGTCACCGAACACGGCAAGCGGCTCACCCGGCTCTACAGCGAGTCCGATCTGCTCGCCGCCGAATGCATTCGGCACGACGTCTGGAAGGGCCTGGCGCCCGCCGAACTCGCGGCCGTCGTCTCGACGCTGGTCTTCGAGGCCCGCCGTGACATCGCGGGGGAACCGCGCCTGCCCGCGGGCAAGGTGCTCGACGCTTGGCAGGCGACAACGCGCCTGTGGATGGAGCTCACCGAGGACGAGCGGCAGCACAAGCTGGACCGCACCCGTGAGCCCGACGCCGGGTTCGCGTGGCCCATCTACCGCTGGGCGCGCGGCGAATCGCTGGAGAAGGTCCTCACCGCCGCCGAGGCGAACGGGCAGGAGTTGTCCGCCGGCGACTTCGTGCGGTGGTCGCGGCAGGTCATCGACCTGCTGGACCAGATTCGCGACGTCCTCGGCCGGGCCGATCCGGTGGGCGCGGCGGCTTCGGACGCCGTGAAGGCTCTGCGGCGCGGTGTCGTCGCGGCCGGCGGCGCTTAG
- a CDS encoding DUF4333 domain-containing protein, with translation MSTPYGGNDPQQQPQWGQQPGYGQQPGGSQPPSGPQQQPQWGQQPQYDPSQTQQQQPQWGQQPAPYDPSQQQPGYPQQQPGYDPSQTQQQQPQWGQQPPQYGQQPGYPQSGPQQQPGYPQSGPQQQPQYGQPQQQGQYEYGQGQFQGTQGEAQDKPKSKKGLFIGIGALVVIIAAVGILGFVTPGWFNTQVFNNTQMQTDVQKLLTETYGIKEISAVSCPSGQEVKDGVKFTCTATIEGKPQEVPITVKGDTGNYEVSPPAVTK, from the coding sequence ATGAGCACGCCGTATGGCGGCAACGACCCGCAGCAGCAGCCCCAGTGGGGGCAGCAGCCGGGCTACGGGCAACAGCCGGGCGGCTCTCAACCGCCGAGTGGTCCGCAGCAGCAGCCGCAGTGGGGACAGCAGCCGCAGTACGACCCGTCGCAGACGCAGCAGCAACAGCCCCAGTGGGGCCAGCAGCCCGCACCCTACGACCCGTCGCAGCAGCAGCCGGGGTATCCCCAGCAGCAGCCCGGTTACGACCCCTCCCAGACGCAGCAGCAACAGCCGCAGTGGGGTCAGCAACCCCCGCAGTACGGCCAGCAGCCGGGCTATCCGCAGAGCGGGCCCCAGCAGCAGCCCGGCTACCCGCAGAGCGGCCCGCAGCAGCAGCCGCAGTACGGGCAGCCGCAGCAGCAGGGCCAGTACGAATACGGCCAGGGCCAGTTCCAGGGCACCCAGGGCGAGGCGCAGGACAAGCCGAAGTCCAAGAAGGGCCTGTTCATCGGGATCGGCGCGCTCGTGGTGATCATCGCGGCGGTCGGCATCCTCGGGTTCGTCACACCGGGCTGGTTCAACACCCAGGTCTTCAACAACACCCAGATGCAGACCGACGTGCAGAAGCTGCTCACCGAGACCTACGGGATCAAGGAGATCAGCGCGGTCTCCTGCCCCTCGGGCCAGGAGGTCAAGGACGGGGTGAAGTTCACCTGCACCGCCACGATCGAGGGCAAGCCGCAGGAGGTGCCGATCACCGTGAAGGGTGACACCGGCAACTACGAGGTCTCGCCTCCCGCCGTCACCAAGTAA
- a CDS encoding GNAT family N-acetyltransferase, with the protein MSDFSVRLLRPDEDRAATDVFRRALHAREMTDEEWSAISPSMQPDRGFGAFDPELIGTVRSFDSEVTLPGGGITPLAAVSLVGVRADRIRRGVLTGLMRAQFEDFAARDVPAAMLHASEGAIYGRFGYGIAARGKSIEIDRHRARFRQEVPAGGQISLLDLESTIEQWPSLFDALPRTRPGMIARSPHLWPGYEREVRRATTPVTTAVHRGADGVDGYVTYTVERAKFDAPSLLKVQSFHYAGPDAFAGLWRYLLSVDLVDRITAEKRPLDEPVELLFADPRRVTVQKTQDEGWLRLVDVARMLGARTYRSEPVVIEVTDRFLDHNSGRYRLSEDGAVRTTGPADLAMDADTLSMLYLGGWRASDLAVAGRVRATGELALERADLLFGTRVNPWCGTFF; encoded by the coding sequence ATGAGCGACTTCTCAGTGCGGCTGCTGCGGCCAGACGAGGATCGGGCCGCGACGGACGTTTTCAGGCGCGCCTTGCACGCCAGGGAGATGACCGACGAGGAATGGTCGGCCATCTCCCCGTCGATGCAACCGGACCGCGGGTTCGGCGCGTTCGACCCGGAGTTGATCGGCACCGTCCGGTCCTTCGATTCGGAAGTGACGCTGCCCGGCGGCGGCATCACGCCACTCGCCGCGGTCAGCCTCGTCGGCGTCCGAGCCGACCGCATCCGGCGTGGCGTGCTGACCGGCCTGATGCGCGCCCAGTTCGAGGATTTCGCCGCGCGCGACGTCCCCGCGGCGATGCTGCACGCGTCCGAAGGCGCCATCTACGGCAGGTTCGGTTACGGCATCGCCGCGCGGGGCAAGTCGATCGAGATCGACAGGCACCGGGCCCGATTCCGCCAGGAGGTTCCGGCCGGTGGGCAGATCTCCTTGCTGGACCTGGAAAGCACCATCGAGCAGTGGCCGTCGCTCTTCGACGCCCTGCCGCGCACCCGGCCCGGGATGATCGCGCGGAGCCCGCATCTGTGGCCGGGCTACGAGCGGGAAGTGCGGCGGGCGACCACTCCTGTCACGACCGCCGTGCACCGAGGCGCGGACGGGGTCGACGGCTACGTCACGTACACCGTCGAGAGGGCCAAATTCGATGCCCCGTCGCTGCTGAAGGTCCAGTCCTTCCACTACGCGGGTCCTGACGCGTTCGCCGGGTTGTGGCGTTACCTGCTGTCGGTGGACCTGGTCGACCGCATCACCGCCGAGAAGCGGCCACTCGACGAACCCGTCGAGTTGCTGTTCGCGGACCCGCGGCGCGTGACCGTGCAGAAGACCCAGGACGAGGGCTGGCTCCGGTTGGTCGACGTCGCGAGGATGCTGGGCGCCCGCACGTACCGGAGCGAACCGGTCGTCATCGAAGTCACCGATCGCTTCCTGGACCACAACTCCGGCCGGTACCGCCTGTCCGAGGACGGCGCCGTCCGCACCACCGGCCCGGCGGATCTCGCGATGGACGCCGACACCTTGTCGATGCTGTACCTCGGCGGCTGGCGCGCGTCGGATCTCGCGGTCGCCGGACGCGTCCGTGCCACCGGCGAACTCGCCTTGGAACGGGCGGACCTGCTGTTCGGCACGCGAGTGAACCCCTGGTGCGGTACCTTCTTCTGA
- a CDS encoding DUF4333 domain-containing protein, with the protein MSRRAVATVGLCCAAFAVLAACSDSPVPAPATKTVTVPPTTSTPATGSTSGGSSSAPGRVFDPRTMQADVKKVLTETYQLKDVGDVLCPSNQTVKDGGTFSCTVQVGGEGKTVTITVTGDDGRYEVGAPG; encoded by the coding sequence TTGAGCAGGCGAGCCGTCGCGACGGTCGGTCTGTGCTGCGCCGCTTTCGCGGTGCTGGCGGCGTGTTCGGACAGTCCGGTGCCCGCGCCGGCGACGAAGACCGTCACGGTCCCGCCGACGACGAGCACGCCCGCCACCGGCAGCACATCGGGCGGTTCCTCCAGTGCTCCGGGCAGGGTCTTCGACCCGAGGACCATGCAGGCGGACGTGAAGAAGGTCCTCACCGAGACGTATCAGCTCAAGGACGTCGGCGACGTGCTCTGCCCGTCCAACCAGACGGTCAAGGACGGCGGCACGTTCAGTTGCACGGTCCAGGTCGGCGGGGAGGGCAAGACCGTCACGATCACCGTCACGGGTGACGACG